A window of Tissierellales bacterium contains these coding sequences:
- a CDS encoding DNA repair exonuclease, which translates to MIKFIHTGDLHLGSQFKSASFHGTVGKNRRMELWETFKRIINRGKENSVDFLFITGDIFEEDVFNLGDIRRLRDSFLTLNDTKIIISTGNHDTLKKSSLYELIEWPENVYIFGNKNIEKFEFQELNTVIWGFSWEKNEYKSSDFLEFQDLDPNKTNILLIHGDLTNSESNYLPLDKNKLVSIGFNYIALGHIHKPKLISEKIAYCGSPEPLDFGETGVHGIIEGIVDKSKVNLELINFSKRQFQIKEINIDSLMNYDEVIESIINCDKKENKEKDLYRIILTGLIDRDIKLDIKELKSYLASEFYYVEVIDNTVLDYDLERLKEDNRDNVIGIFIEKMEEKDLQDPIVREALYMGLESLLQEKVVTC; encoded by the coding sequence ATGATTAAATTTATACACACAGGGGATTTACATCTAGGTTCCCAGTTTAAAAGTGCAAGTTTTCATGGAACAGTAGGGAAAAATCGAAGAATGGAATTGTGGGAAACATTTAAAAGAATTATTAATAGAGGAAAAGAAAATTCAGTAGATTTTTTATTCATTACAGGAGATATTTTTGAAGAAGATGTTTTTAATTTAGGGGATATAAGAAGACTGAGAGATAGTTTTCTTACTTTAAATGATACAAAAATAATTATATCTACAGGTAATCATGATACATTAAAGAAAAGCTCTCTGTATGAATTAATCGAATGGCCAGAGAATGTTTATATTTTTGGAAATAAAAATATAGAAAAGTTTGAGTTTCAAGAATTAAATACTGTAATTTGGGGATTTAGCTGGGAAAAGAATGAATATAAATCTAGTGATTTTTTAGAGTTTCAAGATTTAGATCCAAATAAAACAAATATATTACTTATCCATGGAGATTTGACTAATAGTGAATCAAACTATTTACCTTTAGACAAAAATAAATTAGTATCTATAGGCTTTAACTATATTGCCCTAGGTCATATACATAAGCCTAAATTAATATCAGAAAAAATAGCTTATTGTGGTAGTCCAGAGCCTTTAGATTTTGGAGAAACTGGGGTTCATGGAATAATAGAAGGTATAGTCGATAAGTCAAAAGTAAATTTAGAACTAATAAATTTTAGTAAAAGACAATTTCAAATAAAAGAAATTAATATAGATAGTTTAATGAATTATGATGAAGTTATAGAATCTATTATTAATTGTGATAAAAAAGAAAATAAGGAAAAAGACTTATATAGAATTATATTAACTGGGTTAATTGATAGGGATATAAAATTAGATATAAAAGAGTTAAAAAGTTATTTAGCTAGTGAATTTTATTATGTAGAAGTTATTGACAATACTGTTTTAGACTATGATCTGGAAAGACTTAAAGAGGATAATAGGGATAATGTGATAGGAATTTTCATTGAAAAAATGGAAGAGAAAGATTTACAAGATCCCATTGTGAGAGAAGCCTTATACATGGGTTTAGAGTCACTTTTACAGGAGAAGGTGGTTACTTGTTAA
- a CDS encoding PTS glucose transporter subunit IIA, producing the protein MFNFFKKEKSVEIIAPMTGTIIDIEDVPDKVFSEKMVGDGLGIEPTEGVVTAPFDGEIVSLFPTNHAIGLRTKGGLELLIHVGLDTVDLKGEGFERLVKENQKVKKGDILLKFDIDYIKAQSKQVISPIIITNMDIVKDLDKFNGKIEKGKDILMKAKI; encoded by the coding sequence ATGTTTAATTTTTTTAAAAAAGAAAAGTCAGTAGAGATTATAGCACCGATGACTGGAACAATAATAGATATTGAAGATGTACCAGATAAAGTGTTTTCTGAAAAAATGGTAGGTGATGGTTTGGGAATTGAACCAACAGAAGGAGTTGTAACTGCACCTTTTGATGGAGAAATAGTAAGTCTTTTTCCAACAAACCATGCTATAGGCTTAAGAACAAAAGGCGGTTTAGAACTTTTAATACATGTAGGTTTAGATACAGTAGATTTAAAAGGAGAAGGCTTTGAAAGGTTAGTAAAAGAGAATCAAAAAGTAAAAAAAGGTGATATTCTTTTAAAATTTGATATTGACTATATTAAAGCTCAAAGTAAACAGGTAATTAGTCCTATAATAATTACTAATATGGATATAGTTAAAGATTTAGATAAATTTAATGGTAAAATAGAAAAGGGAAAAGATATTTTGATGAAGGCAAAAATTTAA
- a CDS encoding MurR/RpiR family transcriptional regulator yields MSLFVKINEVKNQLTNSERKIANYVLSYPEKVYNLSTYDLAKYSETSPSSVVRFCQRMGFNGFQEFKVELIKNTADLENNKNIVYEDVTIDDTIEEVMDKIALENITSIEKTKKLLDGKEMERAIKALEEAENIYIFGMGASGIVAMDFQYKLMRINRNAIFYLDGHTQMASAVHISKDDIAVGISYSGRTLEVLKSMSKAKEEGAATISITKFGENPISNISDIRLFVGNIEKNLRLGAISSRIAQLTVIDMLFVGIAREDFNLVSEHLKKTRMIVDDFKV; encoded by the coding sequence ATGAGTCTATTTGTAAAAATTAATGAAGTAAAAAATCAGTTAACTAATTCGGAGAGAAAAATAGCTAATTATGTTTTATCATATCCTGAAAAAGTATATAATCTTTCCACTTATGATTTAGCCAAATATTCAGAGACTAGCCCATCTAGTGTTGTGAGATTTTGTCAAAGAATGGGCTTTAATGGATTTCAAGAATTTAAAGTGGAATTAATAAAAAATACAGCGGATTTAGAAAATAACAAAAATATTGTTTATGAAGATGTAACAATAGATGATACAATTGAAGAAGTTATGGATAAAATAGCTTTAGAAAATATAACATCAATAGAAAAAACAAAGAAATTATTAGATGGGAAAGAAATGGAAAGGGCAATAAAAGCATTAGAAGAGGCTGAAAATATTTATATATTTGGGATGGGAGCTTCTGGAATAGTCGCTATGGATTTTCAGTATAAATTAATGAGAATAAATAGGAATGCTATTTTTTATTTAGATGGTCATACCCAGATGGCATCAGCAGTCCATATTTCAAAGGATGATATTGCTGTTGGTATATCTTATAGTGGAAGAACTCTGGAAGTCTTAAAATCAATGAGTAAAGCTAAAGAGGAAGGAGCCGCTACTATATCTATAACTAAATTTGGAGAAAATCCTATTAGCAATATCTCTGATATTAGGCTATTTGTAGGTAATATAGAAAAGAACTTAAGATTAGGGGCCATATCGTCAAGGATAGCCCAACTAACTGTTATAGACATGCTTTTTGTAGGTATAGCAAGGGAGGATTTCAATTTAGTTTCAGAGCATCTAAAGAAAACTAGAATGATTGTAGATGATTTCAAAGTTTAG
- a CDS encoding MupG family TIM beta-alpha barrel fold protein, which yields MLGISVYAGMDNKVEDIIDYIDRASKLGIKTVFSSAHIPEVDENFEKDFETILEECSKRDMTTIMDISKGYFDKLDIEKHKIDYLRLDYGFTIKEAALMSQKCGFGISVNATTFSEEQIKDFKKYGGDINKINACHNFYPRKGTGISEELFIEKNKLFNQYGVKTMAFISSNHIRRGPVYEGLPTMEMHREILPIVSAQHLLDLGVDYVVIGDAMASDKELKDLSLIKEDLKLIPLKINKDLSDIELDLLKEVHTNREDPGALAIRSQESRLIKKGKISPKNNGLQRKKYSVTIDNEGYSRYEGELEILLESLETDSRINVVGNGDRGAILIDRLKPGEKFKFILFED from the coding sequence ATGTTAGGAATTTCTGTATATGCTGGAATGGATAATAAAGTTGAGGATATTATTGATTATATTGATAGGGCATCTAAATTAGGAATTAAAACAGTATTTTCATCAGCTCACATACCAGAAGTAGATGAAAACTTTGAAAAAGATTTTGAAACTATTTTAGAAGAATGTTCTAAGAGAGATATGACTACAATTATGGATATATCAAAGGGATACTTTGATAAATTAGATATAGAAAAACATAAAATAGATTATTTAAGATTAGATTATGGTTTTACTATTAAGGAAGCTGCCTTAATGTCCCAAAAATGTGGTTTTGGTATATCAGTAAATGCAACTACATTTTCAGAAGAACAAATTAAGGATTTCAAAAAATATGGTGGGGATATAAATAAAATAAATGCTTGTCATAACTTTTATCCTAGGAAAGGTACAGGTATTTCAGAAGAATTATTTATAGAAAAAAATAAGCTTTTTAACCAATATGGTGTGAAAACTATGGCTTTTATATCTTCTAATCACATAAGAAGAGGACCTGTATATGAAGGATTACCTACTATGGAAATGCATAGAGAGATTCTTCCTATAGTTAGTGCTCAGCATTTATTGGATTTAGGGGTAGACTATGTAGTAATAGGAGATGCCATGGCCTCCGATAAAGAGCTTAAAGATTTATCTCTTATTAAGGAAGATCTTAAATTGATACCGTTAAAGATTAATAAAGACCTAAGTGATATAGAATTAGATTTGTTAAAAGAAGTTCATACTAATAGGGAAGACCCAGGAGCCCTTGCAATACGTTCACAAGAATCAAGATTAATTAAAAAGGGAAAAATTAGTCCAAAAAATAATGGATTACAAAGAAAGAAATATTCTGTTACAATAGACAATGAAGGATATAGTAGATATGAAGGTGAATTAGAAATATTATTAGAAAGCCTAGAAACTGATTCTAGAATAAATGTAGTTGGTAATGGGGATAGAGGTGCTATATTAATTGATAGATTAAAACCAGGAGAAAAATTTAAATTTATCTTATTTGAGGACTAA
- a CDS encoding PTS transporter subunit EIIC: MSNKIKRISQSILKNIGGEENIITFENCMTRLRVKLKDPSLVNKKELEETDGIMGVIESGSTVQVVVGPGTANKVSDEIRATTSIKVEDVVENGDAAAVKKQAKEQYQITGEGFNKIAQIFMPLIPAFIGSGLIMGINNILQLDSVASRINISPNITGLLAAFSGAVFGYLAIMVGMTAARVFGSSIAIGGLMGGITISPVLEGVELFGKPLVPGRGGIISVLLVVWFASWVEKKLRKVLPDVLELILNPLLTILIGGFAAVLVLQPLGGLIADGIGNGVTKIIETGGPITGALLGGTFLPLVMLGLHQGLSPIHQSLIDSYGVTTLLPILAMAGAGQVGASFAVYMRTKNQRLKKTAASALPVGILGVGEPLIYGVTLPLGKPFIGACIGGAVGGAIVAPFKVGAVSMGVSGLPLTLLIEQGAGKFLLGIVGAYVGGFIATLLLGWDDPVDE, translated from the coding sequence ATGAGTAATAAAATTAAAAGAATCTCTCAATCAATTCTTAAGAACATTGGTGGAGAGGAAAACATTATCACTTTTGAAAACTGTATGACAAGGTTAAGGGTCAAATTAAAGGATCCATCTCTTGTTAACAAAAAAGAACTAGAAGAAACTGATGGCATTATGGGTGTAATAGAATCAGGTTCTACAGTACAAGTAGTTGTTGGTCCCGGAACAGCAAATAAAGTATCTGACGAAATTAGGGCTACAACATCTATTAAAGTTGAAGACGTTGTAGAAAATGGCGACGCAGCAGCAGTTAAAAAACAGGCTAAAGAGCAATACCAAATAACTGGTGAAGGATTTAATAAAATTGCGCAAATATTTATGCCATTAATTCCAGCATTTATTGGTTCAGGTCTTATAATGGGTATTAACAATATTTTACAGCTAGATTCAGTTGCAAGTAGGATAAATATAAGCCCAAATATTACAGGATTATTAGCAGCATTTTCAGGTGCAGTATTTGGCTATTTAGCGATTATGGTGGGTATGACTGCAGCTAGAGTATTTGGCAGTTCAATAGCAATAGGTGGTTTAATGGGTGGTATAACAATATCGCCAGTACTAGAAGGAGTAGAGCTTTTTGGAAAACCACTAGTACCAGGTCGTGGAGGAATAATTTCTGTATTACTAGTAGTTTGGTTCGCATCCTGGGTAGAGAAAAAATTAAGGAAAGTACTGCCAGATGTACTTGAACTAATATTAAACCCGTTATTAACAATATTAATTGGAGGTTTTGCTGCAGTACTTGTATTACAACCTTTAGGTGGACTTATTGCAGATGGTATAGGTAATGGAGTAACTAAAATAATTGAAACAGGTGGACCTATAACAGGAGCATTATTAGGCGGAACATTCTTACCGTTAGTTATGTTAGGGTTACATCAAGGACTATCACCAATACATCAATCTTTAATAGACTCTTATGGAGTAACCACATTACTTCCAATTCTTGCAATGGCTGGTGCAGGGCAAGTAGGAGCTAGTTTTGCAGTTTATATGAGAACAAAAAATCAAAGACTTAAGAAGACAGCAGCAAGTGCTTTACCTGTTGGAATATTAGGGGTAGGTGAACCTTTAATCTATGGTGTTACTTTACCATTAGGAAAACCTTTCATAGGAGCATGTATAGGTGGAGCTGTTGGTGGAGCAATTGTAGCACCTTTTAAAGTTGGGGCAGTAAGTATGGGTGTTTCTGGTCTGCCATTGACTTTACTAATAGAACAAGGTGCTGGAAAATTCCTACTAGGTATTGTTGGTGCTTATGTAGGAGGATTTATAGCTACATTATTACTTGGTTGGGACGATCCTGTTGATGAATAA